From the genome of Tsukamurella pulmonis:
TGTAACCGAGCTGCGAGTGCAGGCCCTGCTCGATGCCGACTTCGGTGAGCCAGTGCTGGCTGCTGGGGACCTTCCGGGCGGCGCACTCGAGCCGACGGAGCGCATCGAGCACCTCGGGGGAGGACAACATCACGGGGTTCGCCGCCGCGAGCCTCTCCGAGGCTTGTTCGAAGGAGGCGAGCGCATCGAGATACTCAGCAGCAGTGTCCGTCTCGACCATCGGCCACCCCCTCTCACTATCGCAAGTCTACGCCGAGATTCGAGGCAGTGCCATGGAATAGAACGTAGTAGCGACGACGAACCGAATGCTCTAGCCTGGTGAACGACGAGGGGGAACCGGATGCGACTGATCGACGACGCCGAACGCCGCGCCCGCATGGGACGCCGCCACGCGCTCGCCCCGCAGCACCGCGTGCGTACGGTTCTCGACGCGGTGCGCGCAGTCGGCGTGCTGCACGCGACAGAGCCGGCGACCCCGTACCTTTCGGTCCACGCGCGCACGGACGGCTTCGCGATCGGAGACCTGGAGTGCGAGCTCTACGACCGGCGGTCCCTGGTCAAGCAACTCGCGATGCGCCGCACCATGTTCGTCTTCCCCCGCGAGTTGTTGCCGGCGGCGCTCGGCGCACCGTCGGCGCGGGTGGCGGTGCAGGAGCACGCCAAGGTGCGCAAGGACGCGGAGGCGGGCGGGATCGCCGACGACGGTGCCGCGTGGCTCGCCGAGGCGCGCCGAGCGGTCCTGGACGCCCTGCGCGGGCGTGAGCTCAGTGCGCAGGAGCTGCGGGAGACGGTGCCCGAGCTCGCGGGCCGGGTGACCCTCTTCGAGGGCAAGAAGTACGGCGGCGACTCGCATCTCGCGCCCCGCGTGCTGACCTGGCTCGGCGCGACGGGCGCTCTCGCGCGCGCCCACAACGCCAGTCACTGGCGGGTGAACCGCAATCGGTGGGCCCGCGCGGACGACTGGCTGGGCGGGCCGATCGAGACCGTCGACCCCGCAGCGGGCTATGCGATCCTGGTGCGCGAGTACCTGCGCGCCTTCGGGCCCGCCACCGAGACCGACGTGGTGTGGTGGTTCGGTGCCACCAAGGCCGCGATCCGCGCTGCGCTGGCCGAGATCGGCGCCGTGCCGGTGCGGTTGGAGCGCGAGGGTACCGGCTGGGTGCTGCCCGACGACGTCGAGCCGGTCACCCCGATCGAACCCTGGGCCGCGCTGCTCCCCGCGCTCGACCCTACGTCGATGGGGTGGAAGGAGCGCGACTTCTACCTCGATCCCGCGTTCGCTCCGGCGATCTTCGACCGCGCCGGCAACGCGGGTACCACCGCATGGTGGGACGGGCGCATCGTCGGGGCGTACACGCAGGGTGAGGACGGCTCCGTCGAGCTGGTACTGGCGCCGGGGACGCCCCGCGCCGCGCGCACAGCGCTCGACGTGGAGGCGGTGCGGTTGCAGGAGTGGCTGGCGGGCCAGCGGGTGAACTCGATCTACAAGTCCCCGATCACGCTGCCGGCGTACGACGGCTGATCAGCGCACCACCGCGATCGCCAGGCCGTCCCAGCCCTTGATCCCGACGGTCTGCAGTGCGGTGGAGTCCAGGCGCGGGTCGGTGCCGAGCCGTTCGAGCGCGCTGCGGATGCCCTCGCCGTCGGCGGTCTCGTCGTGCAGGCGACGGACCACGTTGTCGAGCACGATGACCGTGCCCGGAACACTCAGTCGCAGGGCCCAATCGAGGTAGGCGCGGTTGTTCGCCTTGTCCGCGTCGATGAAGACCAGACCGAACGGCCCGTCGACGAACGGGAGGGTGTCGAGTGCGGCGCCGACCCGGATCTCGACCCGGTCCCCGAGGCCCGCGGTGTCGAGGCTCGCCCGCGCCACCTCGGCGTGCTCGGGGGAGTGCTCGAGGGTGACGACGGAGCCCTCGGGGCCGACCGCCCGCGCGAGCCACGCGGTGCTGTAGCCGCCCAGCGTGCCGATCTCGAGGACGCGGTCGGCACGGGCGATGCTCGCCAGCAGGTAGAGGAATTTGCCCTGCGTGGCGGAGACGGCGATGTCCGGCAGGCCGCCCTCGGCCTGCGCGACGCGGATCGGCTCGAACTCGGCCGCATCGACGGCGACGGTCCGCTCCAGGTAGTCGTCCGTCTCTGCCCACGACTCGCTGCTCACGGCCCCGACCCTACGCCGATCGTCCGCCCCGGGCCACGGGGTTCAGCGGGGCCGCAGGACGATCTCGGTGGGATGGGCATCGCCCGGGGTGGCGACCGCCTGGGCGACGGCGCCGGCCACCGTCTCCGGGCGCAGCAGGCCCGCGGCGGAGTACGCGCGCCCCTCGGCGGCGAAGATCCCCTCCTGCATCTCGGTGTCGATGCGTCCGGGGAAGACGCTGGTCACGCGGAGGGCGGGCTCCTCGGCGCGTAGCGCCTCGGCGAAAGCGGTCAGCCCGAACTTGCTCGCGGCGTAGGCGCCCCAGCCGGGGTTCGCGCGCTTGCCCGCGCCGGAGTTGATGAGCACGACGTGCCCGCCCGCCTCGCGCAGCGCCGGCAGCAGAGCCTTGGTCAGCTCCACCACGGAGAGCAGGTTGATCTCGAACATCTCCCGCCAGTCCGCGGTGGGGGTGTCCTTGATCCGGCCGATCCGCCCGAGGCCCGCATTGTGCACCAGCACGTCGAGTCGCTCGATCGGCGCGGCGAGCGCGCGCACCTCGTCGTGGTCGGTGAGATCCGCCGGAAAGGGTGCGGCACCGTCGAACTCGGCGACGAGGGAGTCGAGCGCGGGGGAGGGGCGCCCACCGAGGAGCAGGCGGTGCGAGTCGCCGAGCCGGCGCGCGATGTGCGCGCCGAGTCCGCGGGATGCGCCGGTGACGAGGGCGAGGGGGCGGGCGTCGTCGGTCATGGCGCCCACGGTAGCGAACCGGCGACTACACTCGCCTCCTGACCGAGGGGAGTGCAGGCATGGCGCTGACGCGACGCCGTTCCCCGGCTCGCCGGGAATCGCCCACCAGGCTGATCGCCGGCGGATTCGCGATGGTGCTGCTCGTGGGCACGGGCCTGCTCATGACGCCTCTGGCCTCCGTGGGCGGCACGGTCACGGCGTTCGTGCCGGCCCTGTTCACCGCGACCTCGGCGGTGAGCGTCACCGGCCTGGCGGTGGTCGACACCGCGACGCACTGGTCCACCTTCGGGCAGGTGGTGATCCTCGCGCTCATCCAGATCGGCGGCCTCGGCGTGATGGCGCTGGCGTCCCTGCTCGGGCTGATCGTGGCGGGGCGGATCGGGCTGCGGCTGCAGCTCGTCGCGCAGACCGAGACGCGCACGCCGACCCTCGCGGGCGGTCGGACGGTGGTGCTGCGCATCATCTCGATCAGCCTCGCGGTGGAGACCGCCGTGGCCGTGGCGCTGACCCTGCGGTTCTGGCTGCACTACGACAACGGGCTGGGCAGGGCGGCGTACCTCGGGATCTTCCATGCGGTCTCGGCGTACAACAACGCGGGTTTCGCGCTGTTCTCGGACAATCTGATCGGCTTCTCCTCCGATGCGCTGATCCTCGGCCCGATCGCGCTCGCGCTGGTGATCGGCGGGCTCGGCCTGCCGGTGATCGTGGAGGTGCTGCGCGCGATCCGCCGCGCCCGCGCCGATGCGGGTGCGCCGCGCAGGTTCACCCTGCACACCCGGCTCACCCTGATCACCTACGCGGGCCTGGCGGTCATCGGCGTCGTCGCCATCATCGCGACCGAGTGGGCGAACCCGGCCACCCTCGGTCCCATGGACTGGTGGTCCAAGCTCGTCGCCGGTACGTTCTCCGGGCTCTCGCCCCGCACCGCGGGTTTCAACGCGATCGACATCGGCGGCATGCACACCCAGTCGCTGCTCGTCACCGACGTCCTGATGTTCATCGGCGGCGGCAGCGCCGGCACCGCGGGCGGCATCAAGGTCACGACCTTCGCGCTGCTCGCCTTCGTCATCTACAGCGAGGTCCGCGGCGAGCCGAACGTGCACGCCCTCGGTCGAAAGATCGCGCCGGAAGTGCAGCGGCAGGCGATCACCGTCGCCCTCATGGGCGTGGGCGCCGTGATGGCCTCGACCTTGGCTCTGCAGTACCTGACCCCGTTCCGCCTCGATGACGTGCTGATGGAGTCGATCTCGGCGTTCGCCACCGTCGGCCTCAGCACCGGGATCACGCCGAAGCTGCCCGCCGCGGCCCAGCTGATCCTGGTGGTGCTGATGTTCGTCGGGCGGATCGGACCGATCACCCTGGCCTCCGCGCTCGCACTCCGCGAGCGTTCCCGTAGGTACGACCGACCCGAGGAGCGTCCGATCATTGGCTAGGAAACAGACGTACGACGGTGACCGCGTCGCGGTGCTGGGGCTCGGCCGGTTCGGGGCCTCCCTCGCCGCCGAGTTGGTCGAGCAGGGCACAGAGGTGCTGGGGGTCGACTCCAATCGCGCACTGGTGCAGCAGTACGCGGAGCAGCTGACCCACGCCGCCGTCGCCGACACCTCGGACCTCGAGGCCCTTCGGCAGCTGGGCCTGAGCGCGTTCGAGCACGTGGTGGTGGCGATCGGTGACTCCCTCGAGGCCAGCATCCTGACCACCTCGCTGCTCGTCGATCTGGGTGTGCGCGACATCTGGGCGAAGGCGAACACCGAACAGCAGAGCCGGATCCTGCAGCGGATCGGCGCGCACAACGTGGTCCTGCCGGAGCAGGAGATGGGCGTGCGCGTGGCACACCTCGTCGGCGGGCGCCGCCTGCTGGACTACGTGGAATTCGAAGAGGGCTACGTGATGGGCAAGACCCGCGCGCCGCGCGAGGTGATCGGGGTCCGGTTGGGCGAGAGCGGGATCCGCGCCCGCTACGGCGTCACGGTCGTGGCCATCAAACACGGCGACGGCGAGTTCCTCCACGCCGGGCTCGATTCGGTGATCGCCGAGGGCGATCTGCTCATCGTGGCCGGGCGCGAGGAGTCCGTCGAGGACTTCGCCGGGCTCTCCTGAGGCCCCCGGGCGCGACGGCGCACCGTCGACCCCGGGAACGACGACGGCGCACCGCTCCCGCGTACGGGAGGCGGTGCGCCGTGCCGGAGAGGATCAGAACTCGGCGTCGCCCACCAGGGCGGCCTCGGCGGGCACCTCGTGGGAGTCCGCGCCCTTGCCGCTCACCCGGGTCAGGATGACCGCGGCGATCACGCAGGCGATCGCGCCGATGTAGAACGGTGCCGCGGGGCTGCCGAACCAGGTCGCGAAGTGGGCGACGAGGGTGGCCGCGAGGGCGCCGCCGGCCCAGCGCAGGAAGTTGTAGCCGGCGCTGGCGACCGGACGCGGGGCGTCGGCGATCGACATCGCGGTGCCGGTGAACAGGGTGTTCAGCACGCCCGACGGGATGCCGGACAGGATCACGACGGTGACCACGACGGCGACGTTCTCGTGCCCGACGGCGGCGACCACGAGCAGCGCGCCGTAGACCAGCACGGCGGCGATCGACCCGGCCCGCTCGCCGAGCGCCGCAGCCACCTTGGGGGCGAGCCACACGCCGCTCACGGCGACCAACAGACCCCAGCCGACGAAGACCGCGCCGACGAAGTAGGCGCTGCGGTGCAGCACGAACGGCGACCAGGCGAGGATCGTGAAGAAGGCCGCGGTGTAGAACGCGGAGCCCAGGCCGGTGAGGAACAGGCCGCGCTGGCGCAGGGCGCGCAGCGGCGCGAGCGGGGAGACGGTGCCCTCGCGCTGCCGCTTCTCCTTCGCCTCGGCCGCATCGGACCGCAGCATGGTGGCGCACAGCACGGCGCCGATCAGCATGAGGACGGCGGTGCCGGCGAACGGGCCGCGCCAGGAGACCCCGCCGAGCACGGCGCCCAGCAGCGGCCCCACGGCCAGGCCGAGGCCCAGAGCGGCCTCGTAGAGCAGGATCGCGCCCTGCTGGCCGCCGGTGGCGGCCGAGACGATCACCGCGAGGGCGGTGGCGATGAACAGCGCGTTGCCCAGTCCCCAGACGGCGCGCCAGGCCACCAGCACGCCGATGGAGTTCGCCAGGGCGCAGGCCGCGGCGGCGATGACGATGAGCAGCAGGCCGGCGATGACGGTGCGCTTGGCGCCGAACATCGAGGTGAACCAGCCGATGAACAGCATCGCCACGACCTGCACGCCCAGGTACGAGGAGAACAGCAGGGTGGTCTGGCTCGGCGTCGCGTGCAGCGATTCGGCGATCGAGACCAGGATGGGATCCACCAGGCCGATCCCCATGAAGGCGATCACCGCGGCGAAGGCGGTCACCCACACCGCCTTGGGTTGATGGGACAGGGTCTCGCGCAGGCTCGGGTGCGCGTGCTCGGTCTGGTGACCGGCGGCGGTGGTCGTCATCGCAGCTCCTCTCGAATACTACGAAACTCTAACTATTAGGGCGGCGAAGATCAAGCCCTGTGACGGATTCGTCGGGTCAGAGGTCCTCGCGGTACCGGTCCATCAGGCGGTGCAGCGCCGGAATCGCCCGGTCCAGGTTCGCGCGGTCCTCATCGGTGAGCTCTCCCAGGTGCCCGGCGAGCACCGCGTTGCGCGCCTCCACCAACTCGGAGGTCAGCCGCGTTCCGTGCTCGGAGAGCTGCACGACGACCGCGCGCCCGTCGTCGGGATCGGGGCTGCGCTCGGCCAGTCCCAGGCGCTCGAGCCCGTCGACCGCGCTCGTCGCCGAGGGCAGGCGGATCCGCAGGTAGCGGGCCAGCTCACCCATCCGCACCGGGCCGAGCAACAGCAGGCTCTGCAGTGCGGCCTGCTGGGCCGGGGTGAGATCGGGGCCGGGGGTGTTGCGCCGCACCAGGAAGTGCAGCTGCAGCAGGGGCGAGCGCAGGCGCGAGGCCAGGTCGCCGATCGCGGCGTCGGGCGCCGGGGCCGACGGTGCGTCGGGTGCTTCGGACGCGGAGGTCATGATCCGATACTAAAGGTTGCAACGACGGTGCCGGGCGCACCCGCGGGCGCGCCCGGCACCGTCGGACCGGAGGAACCGGGGATCAGGCCCCGATGGTGCCCGACTTCTTCCACACGGCGACCACCGACGGGCGGGGCTGCGAGGAGCCCCCGTCGGGCCAGTGCGAGGAGGGCTTGTCGGCGGTGGCGTCGTCGGTCTCGCCCGGGTGCTGCACGGCGACCAGCACGCGGTTGTCGCGCACGACGGGGCCGCAGGTCTCGGCGCCGAAGGGCACGGTGAGGAACTGCTTGGTGAGGCCGCGGTCCTTGCCCTCCAGCACGACTCCGAACAGTCCGTCGTTGCTGTCGAAGGTGTCGTTGGTGCCGTCCGTGGAGATCCACAGGTTGCCGTGCGAATCGAAGGTCACGTTGTCGGGGCAGCTGATCCGCGAGACCTTGCTCTTGTCGAAGCCGCCGTAGTAGGTGTCGGCCGCGGCCGGGTCACCGCACACCAGCAGCAGGTCCCAGGAGAAGGTGGTGCCGGTGTGCTCGTCGGTGATCTCGAGCAGCTGGCCGCTCTTGTTCTTCACGCGCGGGTTGGGCGTGTCGATGCCGGGCTGGCCCTCCTTGACGCCCCGGTCGCTGTTGTTGGTCAGCGCGCAGTAGATCTTGCCGGTCTTGGGATTCGGCTCGATGTCCTCGGGCCGGTCCATCTTGGTGGCGCCCACCTTGTCGCCCGCGACGCGGGTCCACAGCGCGACGTTCTCCGCCGCCATCCCGTCGACGTGCGACTGCGCGCTGCCGTCGGCCTTGGTGGTGAGCAACGGGATCCACGTGCCGGTGCCCTTGTAGCCGCCCTCGGGGACCTTGCCGTTCTCGACCTTCTGGCCCTCGAACTTCGCGACGTACAGCGTGCCCTCGTCGAGGATCCGCATGTTCGACTCCATGGCCGCGGCGCCCTTGCCCGGCTGGATCTTCCGCGAGCTGACGAACTTGTAGATGTACTCGAACTTCGAGTCGTCGCCGCAGTAGGTGACCACCTCGCCCGTGGGCGTGACGTAGATGTTGCCGCCCTCGCGCTTCATCCGGCCGAGCGCCGAGTGCTTGATCGGCGTCGACTTCGGGTCGTGCGGGTTGACCTCGACCAGGTAACCGAAACGGTTGACCTCGTTGGGCTCCTTGGAGAGGTCGAACCGGTCCTCGTACTTCATCCAGTGGTGGGCGTCCTCGTCCTTGCCCACGCCGTAGCGCTTCCAGCCCTCCTTGAGGCCGTCCAGCGGCGGCGTCTCGGCGCCCGAGAAGTAGTTGGTGTAGTTCTCCTCGCCGGAGATCATGGTGCCCCACGGGGTGATGCCGCCCGAGCAGTTCGCGATGGTGCCCAGCACGCGGGTGCCGGTGGGGTCGGCCGCGGTCCTGGTGAAGAAGGTGCCGGCCGCCGGGCCGCGCAGCTCGAACTCCGTCGACGCGGTGATGCGCCGGTTGTACTCGCCCAGAACGGGAGTCAGCTTGCCCGAGCCGGGCTCACCCTTGACCTCCACCACGGTGATGCCGTGCGCGGCCATCTCGACCCGCACCTGGTTCTCGGTGGGGTCGCCCTCCTTGTAGCCCTTGAACATGTGGACGCCGGTCGTGTACTCCTGGTTGCACACCATGAGGAAGGTGTCCGGCTTGCCGTCCACCGGGATGAGATCGGTGAAGTCGTTGTTGAAACCGAACTGCTGCGCCTGCGCCTCGGGCGTCTGGTTGTCGAAGTCGAACTGCGGCGCGCCCGGCAGCACCGGATCGCCCCAGCGGATCACGACGGCCTGCTCGTAGCCCTCGGGCACGGTGACGGCGTCGGCCTTGTTCGGGGTGATCGACGAGAAGTTCAGGCCCGGGGCGTTCACGTTCTCCGACGGTGCGCCGGCCGCAGCGCTGGAGGACGCGCCGGCACCGTTCGAGCCGTTATCGCCGCACGCCGCGAGGACGGTGACCGCGCCCGCGCCGAGCGCGGCCACGCCGGCGCCGCGCAGCACGGTGCGCCGGGTGATGTCGCCGAAGTACTCGTTCTCCGACTGGTTGTCGTGCTCGCGGAAGCACTGATTGCCGCACTTGTACTTGCAGGTGGTGTGCGAACGCGCGGACTTACCGTCGTGGTCGGTGAGCAGGCGCAGGTTGGGCAGGCGCATGAGGTCTCCCTGGGGCTGAGCTGGGCTGATCGGGTGGGCTGGGCTGAATCCCCGCCAA
Proteins encoded in this window:
- a CDS encoding winged helix DNA-binding domain-containing protein; translation: MRLIDDAERRARMGRRHALAPQHRVRTVLDAVRAVGVLHATEPATPYLSVHARTDGFAIGDLECELYDRRSLVKQLAMRRTMFVFPRELLPAALGAPSARVAVQEHAKVRKDAEAGGIADDGAAWLAEARRAVLDALRGRELSAQELRETVPELAGRVTLFEGKKYGGDSHLAPRVLTWLGATGALARAHNASHWRVNRNRWARADDWLGGPIETVDPAAGYAILVREYLRAFGPATETDVVWWFGATKAAIRAALAEIGAVPVRLEREGTGWVLPDDVEPVTPIEPWAALLPALDPTSMGWKERDFYLDPAFAPAIFDRAGNAGTTAWWDGRIVGAYTQGEDGSVELVLAPGTPRAARTALDVEAVRLQEWLAGQRVNSIYKSPITLPAYDG
- a CDS encoding O-methyltransferase; translation: MSSESWAETDDYLERTVAVDAAEFEPIRVAQAEGGLPDIAVSATQGKFLYLLASIARADRVLEIGTLGGYSTAWLARAVGPEGSVVTLEHSPEHAEVARASLDTAGLGDRVEIRVGAALDTLPFVDGPFGLVFIDADKANNRAYLDWALRLSVPGTVIVLDNVVRRLHDETADGEGIRSALERLGTDPRLDSTALQTVGIKGWDGLAIAVVR
- a CDS encoding SDR family oxidoreductase — encoded protein: MTDDARPLALVTGASRGLGAHIARRLGDSHRLLLGGRPSPALDSLVAEFDGAAPFPADLTDHDEVRALAAPIERLDVLVHNAGLGRIGRIKDTPTADWREMFEINLLSVVELTKALLPALREAGGHVVLINSGAGKRANPGWGAYAASKFGLTAFAEALRAEEPALRVTSVFPGRIDTEMQEGIFAAEGRAYSAAGLLRPETVAGAVAQAVATPGDAHPTEIVLRPR
- a CDS encoding TrkH family potassium uptake protein, whose amino-acid sequence is MALTRRRSPARRESPTRLIAGGFAMVLLVGTGLLMTPLASVGGTVTAFVPALFTATSAVSVTGLAVVDTATHWSTFGQVVILALIQIGGLGVMALASLLGLIVAGRIGLRLQLVAQTETRTPTLAGGRTVVLRIISISLAVETAVAVALTLRFWLHYDNGLGRAAYLGIFHAVSAYNNAGFALFSDNLIGFSSDALILGPIALALVIGGLGLPVIVEVLRAIRRARADAGAPRRFTLHTRLTLITYAGLAVIGVVAIIATEWANPATLGPMDWWSKLVAGTFSGLSPRTAGFNAIDIGGMHTQSLLVTDVLMFIGGGSAGTAGGIKVTTFALLAFVIYSEVRGEPNVHALGRKIAPEVQRQAITVALMGVGAVMASTLALQYLTPFRLDDVLMESISAFATVGLSTGITPKLPAAAQLILVVLMFVGRIGPITLASALALRERSRRYDRPEERPIIG
- a CDS encoding potassium channel family protein, which encodes MARKQTYDGDRVAVLGLGRFGASLAAELVEQGTEVLGVDSNRALVQQYAEQLTHAAVADTSDLEALRQLGLSAFEHVVVAIGDSLEASILTTSLLVDLGVRDIWAKANTEQQSRILQRIGAHNVVLPEQEMGVRVAHLVGGRRLLDYVEFEEGYVMGKTRAPREVIGVRLGESGIRARYGVTVVAIKHGDGEFLHAGLDSVIAEGDLLIVAGREESVEDFAGLS
- a CDS encoding MFS transporter → MTTTAAGHQTEHAHPSLRETLSHQPKAVWVTAFAAVIAFMGIGLVDPILVSIAESLHATPSQTTLLFSSYLGVQVVAMLFIGWFTSMFGAKRTVIAGLLLIVIAAAACALANSIGVLVAWRAVWGLGNALFIATALAVIVSAATGGQQGAILLYEAALGLGLAVGPLLGAVLGGVSWRGPFAGTAVLMLIGAVLCATMLRSDAAEAKEKRQREGTVSPLAPLRALRQRGLFLTGLGSAFYTAAFFTILAWSPFVLHRSAYFVGAVFVGWGLLVAVSGVWLAPKVAAALGERAGSIAAVLVYGALLVVAAVGHENVAVVVTVVILSGIPSGVLNTLFTGTAMSIADAPRPVASAGYNFLRWAGGALAATLVAHFATWFGSPAAPFYIGAIACVIAAVILTRVSGKGADSHEVPAEAALVGDAEF
- a CDS encoding MarR family winged helix-turn-helix transcriptional regulator; this translates as MTSASEAPDAPSAPAPDAAIGDLASRLRSPLLQLHFLVRRNTPGPDLTPAQQAALQSLLLLGPVRMGELARYLRIRLPSATSAVDGLERLGLAERSPDPDDGRAVVVQLSEHGTRLTSELVEARNAVLAGHLGELTDEDRANLDRAIPALHRLMDRYREDL
- a CDS encoding PhoX family protein, whose amino-acid sequence is MRLPNLRLLTDHDGKSARSHTTCKYKCGNQCFREHDNQSENEYFGDITRRTVLRGAGVAALGAGAVTVLAACGDNGSNGAGASSSAAAGAPSENVNAPGLNFSSITPNKADAVTVPEGYEQAVVIRWGDPVLPGAPQFDFDNQTPEAQAQQFGFNNDFTDLIPVDGKPDTFLMVCNQEYTTGVHMFKGYKEGDPTENQVRVEMAAHGITVVEVKGEPGSGKLTPVLGEYNRRITASTEFELRGPAAGTFFTRTAADPTGTRVLGTIANCSGGITPWGTMISGEENYTNYFSGAETPPLDGLKEGWKRYGVGKDEDAHHWMKYEDRFDLSKEPNEVNRFGYLVEVNPHDPKSTPIKHSALGRMKREGGNIYVTPTGEVVTYCGDDSKFEYIYKFVSSRKIQPGKGAAAMESNMRILDEGTLYVAKFEGQKVENGKVPEGGYKGTGTWIPLLTTKADGSAQSHVDGMAAENVALWTRVAGDKVGATKMDRPEDIEPNPKTGKIYCALTNNSDRGVKEGQPGIDTPNPRVKNKSGQLLEITDEHTGTTFSWDLLLVCGDPAAADTYYGGFDKSKVSRISCPDNVTFDSHGNLWISTDGTNDTFDSNDGLFGVVLEGKDRGLTKQFLTVPFGAETCGPVVRDNRVLVAVQHPGETDDATADKPSSHWPDGGSSQPRPSVVAVWKKSGTIGA